One window of Hujiaoplasma nucleasis genomic DNA carries:
- a CDS encoding tRNA (cytidine(34)-2'-O)-methyltransferase, whose translation MKINVVLFQPEIPQNTANIMRTCAGTSVTLHLIKPLGFKLDPKYLKRVAVNYLDNVDYFVYDSYHDFIEKNPGEYYFITRYGKKPPRQMAFQEAQKDIYLIFGRESTGLPKNILRQDLDRCVRLPMNDSIRSLNLANTVAIMVYEVLGQLDYLQLSKTEPETLKGEDWLLEE comes from the coding sequence ATGAAAATAAATGTTGTCTTATTCCAACCAGAAATTCCTCAAAATACAGCCAATATTATGAGGACTTGTGCAGGAACTTCTGTGACATTGCACCTTATCAAACCCTTAGGATTTAAATTAGACCCTAAGTATTTAAAAAGAGTCGCTGTTAATTATCTAGATAATGTTGACTATTTTGTTTATGATTCATACCATGATTTTATTGAAAAAAACCCTGGTGAATATTATTTTATTACACGATATGGAAAAAAACCTCCAAGACAGATGGCCTTTCAAGAAGCGCAAAAAGACATCTATTTAATCTTTGGACGCGAATCAACAGGATTACCAAAAAATATATTAAGACAAGACTTAGATAGGTGTGTTCGCCTACCTATGAATGATTCTATACGTTCTTTAAATTTAGCCAATACTGTAGCTATTATGGTTTATGAAGTTTTAGGTCAGTTAGATTACTTACAACTAAGTAAGACTGAACCGGAAACCCTTAAAGGCGAAGATTGGTTGCTAGAGGAGTGA
- the ispH gene encoding 4-hydroxy-3-methylbut-2-enyl diphosphate reductase, protein MIVEDIRPRGFCKGVHFAIEKVKEVLKSDAYPKPVYVLGFIVHNKYVVDELSELGAITLDDKNKSRLELVDEIDSGTIVISAHGTPIDVIDKIKNKNITLVDATCQDVYTTHDLIKAYLKNSYNVIYIGKKNHPETNASLSLGDHVYLLENPEDVEDLKIKEPIFVTNQTTFSIKDIFNIHQALKKKYNDIIITEEICNATRIRQNAIIKANEDADLCYIVGDPRSNNSKNLAKISENFTQTKTFLIQSLKDINVSDLKGVKKVTVSSGASTPEYLTKEVVSFLKSYASDN, encoded by the coding sequence ATGATTGTTGAAGATATAAGACCTAGAGGCTTTTGTAAAGGTGTACATTTCGCCATCGAAAAAGTTAAAGAAGTATTAAAGAGTGATGCCTATCCCAAACCTGTTTATGTTTTAGGGTTTATTGTTCATAATAAATATGTGGTTGATGAACTTAGTGAATTAGGAGCCATCACTTTGGATGATAAAAATAAAAGCCGTTTAGAACTGGTAGATGAGATTGATTCAGGTACTATCGTTATCTCTGCTCATGGTACACCGATTGATGTCATAGATAAAATTAAAAATAAAAATATCACTTTGGTTGATGCCACTTGTCAAGATGTTTATACGACACATGATTTAATCAAAGCTTATTTAAAAAATTCTTATAATGTTATTTATATAGGTAAAAAAAATCATCCGGAAACCAATGCATCCTTATCTTTAGGCGATCATGTGTATTTACTTGAAAATCCAGAAGATGTTGAAGACTTAAAAATTAAAGAACCTATTTTTGTAACAAATCAAACAACTTTTTCTATTAAAGATATCTTTAATATTCATCAAGCATTAAAGAAAAAATATAATGATATTATCATTACTGAGGAAATTTGCAATGCGACTCGTATAAGACAAAATGCAATCATTAAAGCCAATGAAGATGCAGATTTATGTTATATTGTGGGTGATCCAAGATCTAACAATTCTAAGAATCTAGCTAAAATATCCGAGAATTTCACACAAACGAAGACTTTTCTAATTCAAAGTCTTAAAGATATCAATGTTTCAGATTTAAAGGGTGTAAAAAAAGTAACGGTTTCATCAGGAGCTTCAACGCCTGAATACTTAACTAAAGAAGTCGTAAGTTTTTTAAAATCTTACGCAAGTGATAATTAA
- a CDS encoding DEAD/DEAH box helicase: MKKFNKQYLNDALAAIHFNELTDVQAKVLELDKQNQPLIIEAKTGSGKTHSFLLPILENLDEDILECQAVIVAPTRELALQIEKFARDLIKHSDKIIKISMFTGGTDRDQSIENLSSQQPHIVIGTPGRLHDLVFKENILKIYTAKYFIIDEADMALDQNFIEELSNLANICQRAKIMVFSATIPERLMPFLKKYLNNPISLKVHPDEISNLNIDHYFIKSKEKPRMDILNQILNAINPYLAIIFCNTKESAEEVYEMMSEKNYNVALFHGGLAHRKRKQLIQRVNHLDFQYLVATDILARGIDIVGVSHVINYELPQDTEFYIHRSGRTGRINMDGQCLSIYEFNDNQYLDDLERKGVKTHYKDIKNNSIIDVKDRNARSERHWQENDVDRAAKLKVKKPSKVKPGYKKKYKQKVAIEKKKLNRIMKKK; the protein is encoded by the coding sequence ATGAAAAAATTTAACAAACAATACTTGAATGACGCTTTGGCTGCCATTCATTTTAATGAATTGACAGATGTTCAAGCAAAAGTGCTTGAATTGGATAAACAGAATCAACCCTTAATTATAGAAGCGAAAACTGGGTCTGGAAAAACCCATTCTTTTTTATTACCGATTTTAGAAAACCTAGATGAAGATATTCTTGAATGTCAAGCGGTTATTGTCGCACCTACTAGAGAACTAGCCTTGCAAATAGAAAAATTTGCTAGAGACTTAATCAAACATTCAGATAAAATAATTAAAATATCTATGTTTACAGGAGGGACTGACAGGGACCAAAGCATTGAAAATTTATCATCCCAACAACCTCACATCGTGATTGGTACACCAGGAAGATTACATGACTTAGTTTTTAAAGAAAACATTTTAAAAATATATACAGCCAAATATTTTATTATTGATGAAGCAGATATGGCCTTAGACCAAAATTTCATTGAAGAATTATCGAATTTAGCCAATATCTGTCAAAGAGCGAAAATCATGGTCTTTTCAGCCACCATCCCAGAAAGACTCATGCCATTTTTAAAAAAATACTTAAATAATCCAATTTCTTTAAAAGTTCATCCTGATGAAATATCCAACTTGAATATTGATCATTATTTTATTAAATCAAAAGAAAAACCAAGAATGGATATCTTAAATCAAATATTAAATGCTATTAATCCATATTTAGCTATTATTTTTTGTAATACTAAAGAATCAGCTGAAGAAGTCTATGAAATGATGTCTGAAAAGAATTATAATGTGGCCTTATTTCATGGTGGTCTAGCCCATCGGAAAAGAAAACAATTAATTCAAAGAGTCAATCATTTAGATTTTCAGTATCTTGTGGCCACGGATATACTAGCTAGAGGAATTGATATTGTAGGTGTATCTCATGTCATTAATTATGAATTACCACAAGACACTGAATTTTATATTCATCGAAGTGGTAGGACTGGCCGCATTAATATGGATGGTCAATGTCTATCTATTTATGAATTTAATGACAACCAATATCTCGATGACCTTGAAAGAAAAGGGGTTAAAACGCATTATAAAGATATAAAAAATAACTCAATTATTGATGTTAAGGATAGAAATGCTCGAAGTGAACGTCATTGGCAAGAAAATGATGTTGATAGGGCAGCTAAATTAAAAGTAAAAAAACCGTCTAAAGTAAAACCAGGTTATAAAAAGAAATATAAACAAAAAGTCGCTATTGAAAAGAAAAAATTAAATAGGATAATGAAGAAAAAATGA